A single window of Acidobacteriota bacterium DNA harbors:
- a CDS encoding tetratricopeptide repeat protein, translating to MNARFTAVLSIAALLAALPAAAEVSLNERWTGINVAVMDREGNPIDGVPVLLQESGSAAAPLELKTRKGIARFPRVEFVPDGYTLRIGDDRYFIWKFHIRTRRGSREIWQDDEGVLTPDNQDALPPVRFHVGNASVWLTLVPRDQAAEVLGAPKPKPAEAEPARRAARRPRTPLERADEALALRDYAAAAAALGEALEADPENVDLRWRRAQVLARAGDRGTALREANKVLAQDPQRAGVRLQMAEWLVDDGKLDQAVPLLEKEREISPGDVSVIKLLVSAYREVGRTEDAEKAVEQWAELAPDDPEALISLAELRATQGRFEEAERLYAQVAEKDPENAHRMYYNVGASILNGRNVGEAERRRAAAAFRKALELKPDYAKAHLQLGYALLGLGEMAEARQHFEKFVELAPDDPQAEEVKGLIQALR from the coding sequence ATGAACGCCCGTTTCACCGCAGTGCTGTCGATCGCCGCCCTGCTCGCTGCCCTTCCCGCCGCCGCGGAAGTGTCGCTCAACGAGCGGTGGACCGGGATCAACGTCGCGGTGATGGACCGGGAGGGGAACCCGATCGACGGCGTGCCGGTGCTCCTCCAGGAGTCCGGTTCGGCGGCGGCTCCGCTCGAGCTGAAGACTCGCAAGGGAATCGCCCGTTTTCCCCGCGTGGAGTTCGTTCCCGACGGCTACACGCTGCGGATCGGCGACGACAGGTACTTCATCTGGAAGTTCCACATCCGGACGCGGCGGGGTTCCCGGGAGATCTGGCAGGACGACGAAGGGGTGCTCACTCCGGACAACCAGGACGCGCTGCCGCCGGTCCGGTTCCATGTCGGCAACGCCTCGGTCTGGCTGACGCTCGTTCCGCGCGATCAGGCCGCCGAGGTTCTGGGCGCGCCGAAACCGAAGCCCGCCGAGGCCGAGCCGGCGCGGCGCGCGGCGCGGCGGCCTCGGACCCCGCTCGAGCGCGCCGACGAGGCGCTCGCGTTGCGCGACTACGCCGCCGCCGCGGCCGCCCTGGGGGAGGCCCTCGAGGCCGATCCGGAGAACGTGGACCTGAGGTGGCGGCGGGCCCAGGTGCTCGCCCGGGCCGGTGACCGGGGGACCGCGTTGCGCGAGGCGAACAAAGTGCTCGCACAGGATCCGCAGCGCGCCGGCGTGCGCCTCCAGATGGCCGAGTGGCTCGTCGACGACGGCAAGCTCGATCAGGCGGTGCCGCTGCTCGAGAAGGAGCGGGAGATCTCCCCCGGTGACGTGTCCGTGATCAAGCTGTTGGTGAGCGCCTACCGGGAGGTCGGACGGACGGAAGACGCCGAGAAAGCGGTCGAGCAATGGGCGGAGCTGGCGCCGGACGACCCGGAAGCGCTCATTTCGCTGGCCGAGCTGCGGGCCACCCAGGGCCGTTTCGAGGAGGCGGAGAGGCTCTACGCGCAGGTGGCGGAGAAGGACCCGGAGAACGCCCACCGCATGTACTACAACGTGGGAGCCTCCATCCTGAACGGCCGGAACGTGGGCGAGGCGGAGCGCCGCCGTGCGGCCGCCGCCTTCCGGAAGGCGCTCGAGCTCAAGCCGGACTACGCCAAGGCGCACCTCCAGCTCGGGTACGCCCTCCTGGGGCTGGGCGAGATGGCGGAGGCGCGCCAGCACTTCGAGAAGTTCGTCGAGCTGGCCCCGGACGATCCCCAGGCGGAGGAGGTCAAGGGGCTCATCCAGGCGCTGCGCTGA
- a CDS encoding malate dehydrogenase has product MLEKIGVIGGGMIGGVLCQEIPRRRLARTLALVDIMPPDLAKGKCLDIAEGSPVLGFDMDYEAGKGYEVLRGAQLVINTAGVPRKPRPDGTLPSREELLQTNLKITDQVAAGIAEYCPEAIVISIANPLDAIVYRLNQKLGPPRSRLMGMAGVLDSARYRYFVAKEAGVSVENVQALVLGGHGDEMVPIRSACRIAGLPVEQFVDPARLDEIEARTRKAGGEVVKLLGTGSAFVSPAWSALEMAEAVIFDKKKLLPVSARLEGEFGVDGLFVGVPAILGRDGVERVVEIPLTPAEKEALDRSIAAVRKTCAEVDALG; this is encoded by the coding sequence ATGCTCGAGAAGATCGGCGTCATCGGTGGCGGCATGATCGGCGGCGTCCTGTGCCAGGAGATCCCGCGTCGGCGGCTGGCGCGCACGCTGGCGCTGGTGGACATCATGCCGCCCGACCTGGCGAAGGGAAAGTGCCTCGACATCGCCGAGGGGAGTCCCGTGCTCGGCTTCGATATGGACTACGAGGCGGGCAAGGGATACGAGGTGCTCCGCGGCGCGCAGCTCGTCATCAACACCGCCGGAGTTCCCCGCAAGCCGAGGCCGGACGGAACGCTCCCCAGCCGCGAAGAGCTCCTGCAGACCAACCTGAAGATCACCGACCAGGTGGCCGCCGGGATCGCGGAATACTGCCCCGAGGCGATCGTCATCTCGATCGCCAACCCGCTCGATGCCATCGTGTACCGGCTGAACCAGAAGCTCGGCCCGCCGCGCTCCCGACTGATGGGCATGGCGGGCGTGCTCGACTCCGCGCGCTACCGCTACTTCGTGGCCAAGGAGGCGGGGGTGTCCGTGGAGAACGTCCAGGCCCTCGTCCTCGGAGGACACGGGGACGAGATGGTGCCGATCCGCTCGGCGTGCCGGATCGCCGGCTTGCCGGTGGAGCAGTTCGTCGATCCGGCGCGCTTGGACGAGATCGAGGCGCGGACGCGCAAGGCCGGCGGCGAGGTGGTCAAGCTTCTCGGAACGGGATCGGCTTTCGTGAGCCCCGCCTGGTCGGCCCTGGAGATGGCGGAGGCGGTGATCTTCGACAAGAAGAAGCTGCTGCCTGTCAGCGCCAGACTGGAGGGCGAGTTCGGCGTCGACGGCCTCTTCGTCGGTGTCCCCGCGATCCTGGGGCGCGACGGTGTCGAGCGGGTGGTGGAGATTCCGCTCACCCCGGCCGAGAAGGAGGCGCTCGACCGGTCGATCGCGGCCGTCCGGAAGACGTGCGCGGAGGTCGACGCGCTCGGCTGA